The Sphingomicrobium aestuariivivum DNA window AGCGCGGCCTGTACCTTGGTGGCGGTCGCGGGGAAGGTCTCGTCGGGAGTGGCGGTGGCGAGGATGATGATGTCGACGCTATCGGCGGAAACGCCTGCGGCCTCGAGCGCCTTGCACGAGGCCTCGGTGGCGAGCGTCGAGGTGGTTTCATCCTCGCCCGCGATGTGGCGCTGGCGAATCCCGGTGCGCTCGACGATCCACTCGTCCGACGTGTCGATCTTCTCGGCCAGTTCGTGGTTGGAAACGCAGCGTTTCGGCAGCGCGCTGCCCGAACCCTTGACGACCGAACGGATCATTACTTGGCGGCCTCGTTCAATTTATCGAGCGTGTGGCTCCGGAATTTCTCGAGATCGTCCGTGATCTTCTGGGTGATCTCGTTGCGAACCATCGACCCTGCCACGGCGATCGCATTGGCGACACCCTTGGCGCTCGCCCCGCCGTGACTTTTCACGACGATGCCATTGAGGCCGAGAAAGACCGCACCATTGTGATTGTTGGGGTCGAGATGGACCTTGAGGAGGCGCATCGCGGGCTTGGAGATAAGGAAGCCCATGCGGCTTCGGATCGACGACTTGAAGGCGTTGCGCAAGAGGTCGGTGACGAAGCGCGCGGTGCCCTCGGCGGTCTTCAGCGCGATATTGCCCGAAAAGCCGTCGGTGACGACGACATCGACATCGCCGCGGGCAAGCTTGTCACCTTCGGTGAAGCCCTGGAAGTCGAAGGGGAGATAGTTGGCATCGCGCAAGAGCTGCGCGGCGTCCTTCAGCTCGTCGGTCCCCTTGAGGTCCTCGGTGCCGATGTTGAGGAGGCGCACGCGCGGGCGCTGGTTTTCCATGACGGTGCGCGCATAGGCCGCGCCCATCACCGCGAACTGGACGAGGTTCTGGGCATCGCACTCGGTATTGGCGCCGAGGTCGAGCATGACGAGGTCATCCTCGCGCACGGTCGGCAGGAGCGCCGACAGGGCCGGGCGGTCGATGCCCTCCATCGTCCGGAGCGCGAGCTTGGAGATTGCCATCAGGGCGCCGGTGTTGCCGCCCGAGACGGCGGCGTGGCTGGTCCCGTCCTTCACCGCGCGCACAGCCTCGCCCATCGAAGTACCCTTCGATTTGCGAATCGCCTGACTCGGCTTGGTATCGGCCTCGATCAGCCCATCGCAGTGATGGATCGTCGACACAGCCGCCAGCTTTTCGTACCGCGCCAGCTCGGCAGCGATACGATCCTTGTCGCCATAGAGGTCGAAGCGCAGGTCGCGATCACGCCGCCGGGCGAGGGCGGCGCCCTCGACCATAACCGACGGCCCGACATCGCCGCCCATGGCGTCGATCGCGATCCGTGGGTTTGCGGCCACTGCTAGCTGCGCTTCGCTCGAGACTTAGTCGTCGAGCGAAATGACTTCGCGGCCGTTATAGTGGCCACAGGCATCGCACAGGTTGTGCGGGCGCTTGAGTTCGCCGCAGTTCGGGCATTCCTGGAACGCGGCGGGCGTCAGCGAATGGTGGCTGCGACGCATGCCCTTCTTGGAGGGCGAGGTTTTTCTCTTCGGGACGGCCATGACGGCACCTTCATCTACTGATCGAAAATAAAACAGCGACCACCGCGTCCCGATGAAATGCGGACGCCGGGAGGTCGCTCGTGGCGCGTCCTATAGCGAAAATGGCCAAGGATGCAAGGGCCGGAAGCCCCTCCGGCGACACGGTTTTCAACCACGCCCCAGCGCGGCGTCGCCGACGAAGGGATTGGTCGCCCGCTCGTGCCCGAAGGTGCTCATCGGCCCGTGGCCGGGCACGAAAGCGGTTTCATCGCCCAGCGGCCAGAGTTTCTGCGTGATCGCGTCGATCAGGTCCTGGTGATTACCGCGCGGGAAATCGGTGCGCCCCATCGAGCCCTTGAACAACACGTCGCCGACCAGCGCGAGCTTCGATTCGGCATTGTGGAAGACGACATGGCCGGGTGTGTGGCCGGGGCAATGGTGGACGGTGAAGACAAGCTCGCCGACCGTGACCGTGTCGCCATCCTCGAGCCAGCGGTCGCTCTCGAAGCTCGACCCCGGGATGCCGTATTTGGCGCCGTCCTCCGGCAGGCGGTCGATCCAATACTTGTCATCGACATGCGGCCCCTCGATCGGCACGCCGAGATCCTCGGCGAGCACCCGTGCCTGCCCGCAATGGTCGATATGGCCGTGGGTAAGGAGGATCTTCTCCACCTCAACGCCGGTCTGCGCGATCGCGGCCTTCAACTTGTCGAGATCGCCGCCCGGGTCGCACAGCGCGGCCTTGTTGGTCTTCGTGCACCAGAAGAGCGTGCAATTCTGCTGGAGCGGCGTCACGGGGATGATCGCGGCCTTGAGGGGCGGCAGGGGGGTGTCGGTCATGGCAGTGCTGGCTAGTCGGCCATGTCCGGCTTGTCGAGCGCGGCGGGGGCGGCGGCCAAGTCCGTGGCGACCGCTTCGGCGGCGCGCATCACGCGCAGCACGTTGCCGCCGGCGAGCTTGGCGAGATTCTCGTCGGACCAGCCGCGCCGCACCAGCTCGGCGAAGAGCGCGGGATAATCGTCGACCGAATCGAGGCCTTCGACCGTCTGGCTGATGCCGTCGAGGTCGCCGCCGATGCCGACATGGTCGTGGCCGGCGACCTTCGCGATATGCTCGATATGGTCGGCGACCATCGCAATGGTGGCCGCAGGACGCTCGTGATTCTCGTCGAAGATTTTCATTGCCGCCTCGACCGTCTCGGGGCTGCCGGGGTTGGTCGCCTCGAGCCCGGCTTCGAAAGCGGTCCGGCCGGCGTTGAACTGCCAGATTTCGTCCGCAAGAAACGTCGGAACGAAGGTCACCATGACCACCCCGCCATTGTCGGAAAGGCGCTCCAGCACGGCGTCGGGCACGTTGCGCGGATGGGTGGCGAGCGCGCGGGCGTTGGAATGGCTGAAGATGACGGGCGCCTTCGTCATGTCGAGCACGTCATGCATCGCCTCGGCGCTGACGTGGCTCAAATCGACGAGCATGCCGACGCGGTTCATCTCGCCGATCACGGTGCGGCCGAAGTCGGACAGGCCGCCATGTTTGGGCGCGTCGGTGGCACTGTCGGCCCAGCCGGTGGTGCGGCTGTGGGTCAGCGTCATGTAGATGGCGCCCAGCCGTTTGAACTGACGGAGCGCGGCGAGCTTGCCGCCGATCTGGTGGCCACCCTCGACGCCCGCCATCGAGGCGATGCGGCCATCGCGGAACTGCGCCACCACCTCGTCGGCGGTGCGCGCCCAGGCGAGGTCTTGCGGATAGGCGCGGACCATGCGGTCGACAGTGTCGAGCTGTTCGATGGTGGTGCGGATGGCCTCATCGCCGGTGGTGGAGGCGGGGATATAGACCGACCACATCTGGGCGCCGACGCGGCCTTCGCGCATGCGTTCGAGGTCGGTCATGTAGGGCGTGCCCGCATCGATGCCCTCGACCGAGCCCCCGGCATCGCCCGCGAGCGCATAGGGAAGGTCGTTGTGCCCGTCGACCAGCGGGGTCTGCGACAGGATGCGCGCGACGCGGGCGTCGACGTCGCTGGCGGCGGGCTGGGTCGCGGCAAGCGCGGCGGCGAGGGTCAGGCTGAACATGAAAAAGCGTCTCCTTTGCGTCCATCCGTGCCCCAGATGGGCGGGGGTCGTAAAGCCACGGCTTTACGGCGGCGCGGCGCGGGTTCATGGGAGCGCGATGCGGATCCTGTTTGACGATGCGCGCCCCGACGGCGTTTCCCAGTCTCTCCTGTTCGAGCAGCCGCTGCGCACCATCCGCGCCATGCGCGAGGAAGAAGTGCGCCCCGCGCTCGATGCGCTACGCGCCGCGCTGGCCGAAGGGCATCATGTCGCGGGCTACCTTGCCTATGAGGCGGGCTTCGCGCTTGACCCCGCGCTCGAAGGGCAAGGGCGCGAAGGGGAGGGGCCGCTCCTCCTGTTCGGGGTGTTCGAGGCACCGCGGCAGGTCGAGCGAGCCGCCCTGCTCGCCGCGACCGGCGAGGCCCGCGTCGATCCGCCGCGACCGATGATGCCACGCGCGCGATATCTGGCGGCGGTGGAGGAGGTGCATCGCGCGCTCCATGCCGGCGACTATTACCAGGCCAACATGACCTTTCCCTGCGACCTCGGGGTCTCGGGCGATCCTTTCTCGCTCTATGCGCTGCTCGCGGCGCGAGGCGGCGGCGGCTGGGGCGGGGTGCTCGAGCATGACGATGGCGCGCTGGTCTCGCTCAGCCCCGAGCAGTTCTTCACGCTCGAGGACGGCCTCCTTACTGCCCGTCCGATGAAGGGCACCGCGCCGCGGCGCGCCGATCCCGCCATGGACGCCGCCGAGGCGCGCGAGCTGGCCCGCGACGAGAAGCAACGCGCCGAGAATCTCATGATCGTCGACCTTTTGCGTAACGATCTTGCGCGGGTGGCGGAGACGGGCAGCGTCGAGGTGCCCGAGTTGTTTGCCGTCGAGACCTATCCCACCGTCCACCAGATGACGAGCCGCGTGACAGCGCGAATCGAGGGGCGATTCGATGCGGTCGATGTCCTCGAACGGCTGTTCCCCTGCGGTTCGGTGACCGGCGCACCCAAGATCGCGGCGATGCAGGCGCTGGTTAACCTCGAGCCCCATGCGCGGGGTGCCTATACCGGCTCGATGGGGTGGATCGCGCCTCCAGCGGCGGACGGATCGGCGGGTAATGCCGCGTTTAACGTCTTAATCAGGACAATCGAGACTGTATCGCAAAGGTCACGGGCGCGGATGGGATTGGGTTCGGGGCTTGTCGTGGATTCGCACGGCGGCAATGAATGGCACGAATGTTTGCTTAAGGGGCAATTCGTGACGCAGATCGCCGACCCGTTCGATCTTATCGAGACGATGGCTTACGACCCCGTGGACGGGATCGTCGATCTCGAGCGGCACTTGGCGCGCCTCAAGGGCGCGGCGGCCGACCTCGGCTTCATCTTCGACCGGCACGATGCGCGCAACGAATTGCAGGCCGCCACCTTCGGCCACCGCAGCCCCGCCTTCGTCCGCCTGCTCGCCGCGCGTGGCGGCGGGGTGGCGATCGAATTGCTGCCCATCCCCGAGACGCCCGAGGAGCCGGTCAGCGTGCAGGTGAAGCCGCTGCCGGTCGATCCGTCGGACATGCGGCTGCGGCACAAGACGAGCGATCGCGCTTTCTATGACGATGCGCGCGAGCCCGAGATCGCCTTCGAGACCCTGTTCGAGCGCGAGGACGGGCAACTGACCGAGGGCAGCTTCACCAACCTGTTCGTCGAGAAGGACGGGCGGCTCGTGACCCCGCCCGCCGAGCTCGGGCTGCTGCCCGGCGTGCTGCGCCAGCGCCTCCTCGAGGAAGGCCGTGCGGTCGAGGGCGGGCTTACCCGCGCCGACCTCGAAACAGGCTTCTATATCGGCAATTCGGTGCGCGGCCTCGTCGGCGCGCGGCTCGTCTCAGGCCGCTAGGGGGAAGCGCAGGACGCGGTCCGACACCGGCACCAGCGCGCTCGCGCCGCCGCCCATCGCTTTCAATATCTCGGGATGGTCGGCATCGAGCCCGCCCGTCAGCGCGCCATAGGCGGGCAGGATCATCTTGGTGTCCGTCGCCACGAAGCAGCGCCGCGATACCCGCCGCCCGCGCGCCTTGATGCGGAGCTTGGGGTGGAAGTGGCCCGACAGTTCGGGGCGCGTCTCGTCCGCTTCGGCCTCGTGGCGCAGGACGAGTCCCTCGACCACGCTCTCGACCACCACTTCGCCCCCGCAATGATCGATCATGCCGGCGTCATGGTTGCCCGTGATCCAGACCCAGCGCAGGCCTTCCGTCAGCTCGGTGAGCTTGGCGCGTGCCCGTTCGGGCAGGCGGTCGCAGCCGAAGCGGTCGTGGAAACTGTCGCCGAGGCAATAGACGGCGCGCGCCTTCGACAGTGCGACATCCTCCGCCACCGCGTCGATTGTCGCCTCGCTGTCATAGGGCGGCAGCATCTGGCCGAAGCGTGCGAACCAGCTCGCCTTCTCGAGGTGCAGGTCGGCGATCAGCAGCGCCGCCTGGTCGGGCCAGAACAGCGCGCCCGACGGCAACACGGAGAAGTTTCGGGAGGCGAACGAAAGGGGAACCATGGCTTCTCCTACCGAGCCCAGGCGATTCCCTCCAAGTCCTTTGTCACATGGTCGCGCAAGGCCCGCGCATCGTGCAGCGCATTGTGCGGCACCGCACTGTTCGAGGCGGTCGAGAAGCCCGTCATGTCGAGCAGCCGGAGGGTGAAGGGCGGCACGCGCACCATCACCCCGGGGCCGGTGACGAGGAGGCGCGCGAAATGGGCGAGGTCCTCGGGCCAGTCGGCGCAGATTTCGGGGGCCTCGTCATGGGCGAGATAATGGGCCAGCGCCTGCGCCGCATCGGCGGCGGGCATGGGGCGCTCGCGCAAGGCTTCCGGCACGGTGTGAAGGAAGGGGATGACGTGGCGCGCGACCCACTCGCTCTCCGCCTCGGCGGGCTCGATGACGACGTAGAATTCCTCGTCGCCTTCCTCTTCGGGGACCAGCGCGAGGCTGATGAGGCGGCCGCCGAAGCCGTCATATTCGGTGTCGAGGAAATAGCGCATGGGCAATTCCCCTAATCGATGCGCATGGCGGCGTCGATGAGCGCCTGTTCGGCCTCGACCAGCAGTGCCTCG harbors:
- the plsX gene encoding phosphate acyltransferase PlsX; its protein translation is MAANPRIAIDAMGGDVGPSVMVEGAALARRRDRDLRFDLYGDKDRIAAELARYEKLAAVSTIHHCDGLIEADTKPSQAIRKSKGTSMGEAVRAVKDGTSHAAVSGGNTGALMAISKLALRTMEGIDRPALSALLPTVREDDLVMLDLGANTECDAQNLVQFAVMGAAYARTVMENQRPRVRLLNIGTEDLKGTDELKDAAQLLRDANYLPFDFQGFTEGDKLARGDVDVVVTDGFSGNIALKTAEGTARFVTDLLRNAFKSSIRSRMGFLISKPAMRLLKVHLDPNNHNGAVFLGLNGIVVKSHGGASAKGVANAIAVAGSMVRNEITQKITDDLEKFRSHTLDKLNEAAK
- the rpmF gene encoding 50S ribosomal protein L32 is translated as MAVPKRKTSPSKKGMRRSHHSLTPAAFQECPNCGELKRPHNLCDACGHYNGREVISLDD
- a CDS encoding MBL fold metallo-hydrolase, which encodes MTDTPLPPLKAAIIPVTPLQQNCTLFWCTKTNKAALCDPGGDLDKLKAAIAQTGVEVEKILLTHGHIDHCGQARVLAEDLGVPIEGPHVDDKYWIDRLPEDGAKYGIPGSSFESDRWLEDGDTVTVGELVFTVHHCPGHTPGHVVFHNAESKLALVGDVLFKGSMGRTDFPRGNHQDLIDAITQKLWPLGDETAFVPGHGPMSTFGHERATNPFVGDAALGRG
- a CDS encoding dipeptidase, which gives rise to MFSLTLAAALAATQPAASDVDARVARILSQTPLVDGHNDLPYALAGDAGGSVEGIDAGTPYMTDLERMREGRVGAQMWSVYIPASTTGDEAIRTTIEQLDTVDRMVRAYPQDLAWARTADEVVAQFRDGRIASMAGVEGGHQIGGKLAALRQFKRLGAIYMTLTHSRTTGWADSATDAPKHGGLSDFGRTVIGEMNRVGMLVDLSHVSAEAMHDVLDMTKAPVIFSHSNARALATHPRNVPDAVLERLSDNGGVVMVTFVPTFLADEIWQFNAGRTAFEAGLEATNPGSPETVEAAMKIFDENHERPAATIAMVADHIEHIAKVAGHDHVGIGGDLDGISQTVEGLDSVDDYPALFAELVRRGWSDENLAKLAGGNVLRVMRAAEAVATDLAAAPAALDKPDMAD
- the pabB gene encoding aminodeoxychorismate synthase component I, which translates into the protein MRILFDDARPDGVSQSLLFEQPLRTIRAMREEEVRPALDALRAALAEGHHVAGYLAYEAGFALDPALEGQGREGEGPLLLFGVFEAPRQVERAALLAATGEARVDPPRPMMPRARYLAAVEEVHRALHAGDYYQANMTFPCDLGVSGDPFSLYALLAARGGGGWGGVLEHDDGALVSLSPEQFFTLEDGLLTARPMKGTAPRRADPAMDAAEARELARDEKQRAENLMIVDLLRNDLARVAETGSVEVPELFAVETYPTVHQMTSRVTARIEGRFDAVDVLERLFPCGSVTGAPKIAAMQALVNLEPHARGAYTGSMGWIAPPAADGSAGNAAFNVLIRTIETVSQRSRARMGLGSGLVVDSHGGNEWHECLLKGQFVTQIADPFDLIETMAYDPVDGIVDLERHLARLKGAAADLGFIFDRHDARNELQAATFGHRSPAFVRLLAARGGGVAIELLPIPETPEEPVSVQVKPLPVDPSDMRLRHKTSDRAFYDDAREPEIAFETLFEREDGQLTEGSFTNLFVEKDGRLVTPPAELGLLPGVLRQRLLEEGRAVEGGLTRADLETGFYIGNSVRGLVGARLVSGR
- the pdeM gene encoding ligase-associated DNA damage response endonuclease PdeM; the protein is MVPLSFASRNFSVLPSGALFWPDQAALLIADLHLEKASWFARFGQMLPPYDSEATIDAVAEDVALSKARAVYCLGDSFHDRFGCDRLPERARAKLTELTEGLRWVWITGNHDAGMIDHCGGEVVVESVVEGLVLRHEAEADETRPELSGHFHPKLRIKARGRRVSRRCFVATDTKMILPAYGALTGGLDADHPEILKAMGGGASALVPVSDRVLRFPLAA